From Klebsiella electrica, the proteins below share one genomic window:
- the metE gene encoding 5-methyltetrahydropteroyltriglutamate--homocysteine S-methyltransferase, translated as MTIINHTLGFPRVGLRRELKKAQESYWAGNSTREELLAVGRELRARHWGQQQQAGVDLLPVGDFAWYDHVLTTSLLLGNVPARHQNKDGSVDIDTLFRIGRGRAPTGEPAAAAEMTKWFNTNYHYMVPEFTKGQQFKLTWTQLLDEVDEALALGHKIKPVLLGPVTYLWLGKVKGEQFDRLSLLNDILPVYLQVLAELAKRGIEWVQIDEPALVLELPQAWLDAFKPAYDALAGQVKLLLTTYFEGITANLDTITALPVQGLHVDLVHGKDNVADLHQRLPADWLLSAGLINGRNVWRADLTEKYAQIKDIVGKRELWVASSCSLLHSPIDLSVETRLDAEVKSWFAFALQKCAELALLRDALNSGDTAKLVEWSAPIQARRHSTRVHNAAVEKRLAAITAQDSQRNSPYAERAQAQRARFNLPAWPTTTIGSFPQTTEIRGLRLDFKKGNLDANNYRTGIAEHIRQAIVEQERLGLDVLVHGEAERNDMVEYFGEHLDGFIFTQNGWVQSYGSRCVKPPVVIGDVSRPEAITVEWAKFAQSLTDKPVKGMLTGPVTILCWSFPREDVSRETIAKQIALALRDEVADLEAAGIGIIQIDEPALREGLPLKRSDWDAYLRWGVEAFRINAAVARDDTQIHTHMCYCEFNDIMDSIAALDADVITIETSRSDMELLESFEEFEYPNEIGPGVYDIHSPNVPSVEWIEALLAKAAQRIPAERLWVNPDCGLKTRGWPETRAALANMVKAAQNLRQA; from the coding sequence ATGACAATTATTAATCACACCCTCGGTTTCCCCCGCGTTGGCCTGCGTCGGGAGTTGAAAAAAGCGCAAGAGAGCTACTGGGCGGGTAACTCGACCCGCGAAGAACTGCTGGCGGTGGGCCGCGAGCTGCGCGCCCGCCACTGGGGGCAGCAGCAGCAAGCGGGCGTTGACCTGCTGCCGGTGGGCGATTTCGCCTGGTACGACCATGTTCTGACCACCAGCCTGCTACTGGGTAACGTGCCGGCTCGTCATCAGAACAAAGATGGCTCGGTTGATATCGATACCCTGTTCCGCATTGGCCGCGGCCGTGCGCCGACCGGCGAACCGGCGGCAGCGGCAGAAATGACCAAATGGTTTAACACCAACTACCACTACATGGTGCCAGAGTTCACCAAAGGCCAGCAGTTTAAGCTGACCTGGACCCAGCTGCTGGATGAAGTGGACGAAGCGCTGGCGCTGGGTCATAAGATTAAACCCGTCCTGCTGGGACCGGTGACTTATCTGTGGCTCGGCAAAGTAAAAGGAGAACAGTTTGACCGCCTGAGTCTGCTGAACGACATTCTGCCGGTTTATCTGCAGGTGCTGGCAGAGCTGGCAAAACGCGGTATCGAGTGGGTGCAGATTGACGAGCCGGCTCTGGTGCTGGAGCTGCCGCAGGCGTGGCTGGATGCGTTTAAACCAGCGTATGACGCGCTCGCAGGTCAGGTTAAGCTGCTGCTGACCACCTACTTTGAAGGCATCACCGCTAACCTCGACACCATCACCGCGCTGCCGGTACAGGGCCTGCATGTTGACCTGGTTCACGGTAAAGATAATGTGGCCGATCTGCACCAGCGTCTGCCAGCCGACTGGCTGCTCTCTGCGGGCCTGATCAATGGCCGCAACGTCTGGCGCGCCGACCTGACGGAGAAGTATGCGCAAATTAAAGATATCGTCGGTAAGCGCGAATTGTGGGTTGCCTCTTCCTGTTCTCTGCTGCATAGCCCGATCGATCTGAGCGTGGAAACCCGCCTCGATGCGGAAGTGAAAAGCTGGTTCGCCTTCGCCCTGCAAAAATGTGCCGAGCTGGCCCTGCTGCGCGATGCGCTAAACAGCGGCGATACGGCGAAACTGGTGGAATGGAGCGCGCCGATTCAGGCTCGCCGCCACTCAACCCGCGTGCATAATGCCGCAGTGGAAAAACGCCTGGCGGCGATTACCGCACAGGACAGCCAGCGTAACAGCCCTTATGCAGAACGCGCCCAGGCGCAGCGCGCGCGCTTTAATCTGCCAGCGTGGCCGACCACGACCATCGGCTCTTTCCCACAAACTACCGAGATCCGCGGCCTGCGCCTGGACTTCAAAAAAGGCAACCTGGATGCGAACAACTACCGCACCGGTATCGCTGAACACATCAGGCAGGCGATTGTAGAGCAGGAACGTTTAGGGTTGGATGTTCTGGTTCACGGCGAAGCCGAGCGTAATGACATGGTGGAGTACTTCGGTGAACACCTCGACGGGTTCATCTTCACGCAAAATGGCTGGGTACAGAGCTACGGTTCCCGCTGCGTGAAGCCGCCGGTGGTTATCGGCGATGTCAGCCGCCCGGAAGCGATCACCGTTGAGTGGGCGAAGTTTGCCCAGTCGCTGACCGACAAACCGGTGAAAGGCATGCTGACCGGTCCGGTGACCATCCTGTGCTGGTCCTTCCCGCGTGAAGATGTCAGCCGCGAAACTATCGCTAAGCAGATTGCGCTGGCGCTGCGTGATGAAGTAGCGGATCTGGAGGCCGCCGGTATCGGTATCATCCAGATCGATGAACCGGCGCTGCGTGAAGGCCTGCCGCTCAAGCGTAGCGACTGGGATGCTTACCTGCGGTGGGGCGTGGAAGCCTTCCGGATCAATGCCGCGGTGGCGCGGGATGATACCCAGATCCACACCCATATGTGTTACTGCGAGTTCAACGACATCATGGATTCGATTGCCGCGCTGGATGCGGACGTGATTACCATCGAAACCTCGCGTTCTGACATGGAGCTGCTGGAGTCGTTTGAAGAGTTCGAATACCCGAATGAAATCGGGCCGGGCGTGTATGACATCCATTCACCGAACGTCCCGAGCGTGGAGTGGATTGAAGCGCTGCTGGCGAAAGCGGCGCAGCGTATCCCGGCGGAACGTCTGTGGGTTAACCCGGACTGCGGCCTGAAAACCCGCGGCTGGCCGGAAACCCGCGCCGCACTGGCCAATATGGTGAAAGCCGCGCAGAACCTGCGCCAGGCATAA
- a CDS encoding carboxylate/amino acid/amine transporter yields the protein MALLIITTILWAFSFSLIGEYLAGSVDSYFSVLMRVGLAALVFLPFLRTRGQSPRTIVLYMLVGAMQLGIMYLLAFRAYVYLTVSEFLLFTVFTPLYITLIYDLLSGRKLRWGYLLSAGLAVLGAAIIRYDKVSDHFWTGLLLVQLSNLSFAIGMVGYKRLMELRPMPQHNAFAWFYMGAFLVAVAAWFMLGNPQRLPTTTLQWGVLVWLGVAASGLGYFMWNYGATQVDAGTLGIMNNVHVPAGLLVNLAIWQEQPHWPSFITGALVILASLWVHRRWVAPHSGQRANDRKRDSALSE from the coding sequence GTGGCGCTACTGATTATTACCACTATCCTGTGGGCTTTTTCCTTTAGCCTGATAGGCGAATACCTGGCAGGTAGCGTTGATAGCTACTTTTCCGTGCTCATGCGCGTGGGGCTGGCGGCGCTGGTGTTCCTGCCGTTTCTGCGTACCCGCGGGCAATCGCCGCGTACTATCGTGCTCTACATGCTGGTCGGCGCGATGCAGCTTGGCATCATGTACTTGCTGGCATTCCGCGCCTATGTGTACCTGACGGTTTCTGAATTCCTGCTGTTTACCGTTTTTACGCCGCTTTATATCACGCTGATTTACGATTTGCTGAGCGGACGCAAGCTCCGCTGGGGATATCTGCTGAGCGCGGGACTGGCGGTACTGGGCGCGGCGATTATTCGCTATGACAAAGTGAGCGATCATTTCTGGACCGGGCTGCTGCTGGTTCAGCTGTCGAACCTCAGTTTTGCTATCGGCATGGTGGGCTATAAGCGCCTGATGGAGTTGCGTCCGATGCCGCAGCACAACGCCTTTGCGTGGTTCTATATGGGGGCTTTCCTGGTGGCGGTAGCGGCCTGGTTTATGCTGGGCAATCCGCAGCGGTTGCCAACCACCACCCTACAGTGGGGCGTGCTGGTCTGGCTGGGCGTGGCGGCGTCGGGGCTGGGCTACTTTATGTGGAACTACGGGGCCACGCAGGTGGATGCCGGCACGCTGGGCATCATGAATAACGTGCACGTGCCAGCCGGGCTGCTGGTTAACCTTGCCATCTGGCAGGAGCAGCCCCACTGGCCGAGCTTTATTACAGGGGCTCTGGTGATCCTGGCCTCACTGTGGGTCCATCGCCGTTGGGTCGCTCCGCACTCCGGACAAAGGGCAAATGATCGCAAGCGTGATTCCGCGCTGAGCGAATAA
- the rmuC gene encoding DNA recombination protein RmuC, which produces MDISIVISAVVALAVGLVAGWLATKAKADQVRADLIEERRELDIELSAARQQLVQEAHWRDECELLNNELRSLRDINSSLEADLREVTTRLESTRIHAEDKIRQMANSEQRLSEQFENLANRIFEHSNRRVEEQNRQSLHGLLTPLREQLDGFRRQVQDSFGQEARERHTLAHEIRNLQQLNAQMAQEALNLTRALKGDNKTQGNWGEVVLTRVLEASGLREGYEYQTQVSIETESRSRMQPDVIVRLPQGKDVVIDAKMTLVAYERYFNAEDDYTREAALQEHIASVRNHIRLLGRKDYQQLPGLRSLDYVLMFIPVEPAFLLAIDRQPELISEALKNNIMLVSPTTLLVALRTIANLWRYEHQSRNAQKIAERAGRLYDKMRLFVDDMSAIGQSLDKAQDNYRQAMKKLASGRGNLLVQAEAFRGLGVEVKRGINPDLVDRATAHDDEYRSEEDQKALEDNEFTADPADEVMPGEPATPR; this is translated from the coding sequence GTGGATATCTCGATTGTGATAAGTGCCGTTGTGGCGCTGGCCGTAGGGCTGGTCGCAGGATGGCTGGCGACTAAAGCCAAAGCTGACCAGGTGCGCGCCGATCTTATCGAGGAGCGTCGCGAACTGGATATCGAACTCAGCGCCGCGCGCCAGCAGCTGGTGCAGGAGGCCCACTGGCGCGATGAATGCGAGCTGCTGAATAACGAACTGCGCAGCCTGCGCGACATCAATAGCTCTCTGGAGGCCGATCTCCGCGAAGTCACCACCCGCCTTGAATCTACCCGGATACACGCCGAGGATAAAATTCGTCAGATGGCGAACAGCGAACAGCGTCTGAGCGAACAGTTTGAAAACCTCGCAAACCGCATTTTCGAACACAGCAACCGGCGCGTTGAGGAGCAGAACCGGCAGAGTTTGCATGGCCTGCTGACGCCGCTGCGTGAACAACTGGACGGTTTCCGCCGCCAGGTGCAGGACAGTTTTGGCCAGGAGGCGCGTGAGCGGCATACCCTGGCTCATGAGATCCGCAATCTGCAGCAGCTGAACGCGCAGATGGCGCAGGAGGCGTTGAACCTGACCCGGGCGTTGAAAGGGGATAACAAAACGCAGGGTAACTGGGGCGAAGTGGTGTTAACCCGCGTGCTGGAAGCTTCCGGGTTACGCGAAGGATATGAATACCAGACCCAGGTCAGTATCGAAACGGAAAGTCGTTCGCGCATGCAGCCCGATGTGATCGTCCGCCTGCCGCAGGGGAAGGACGTGGTCATTGATGCCAAAATGACGCTGGTTGCCTACGAACGCTATTTTAATGCCGAAGACGACTATACCCGCGAGGCGGCGCTGCAGGAGCATATCGCCTCGGTACGTAACCATATTCGCCTGCTCGGGCGTAAAGATTATCAGCAGCTGCCGGGCCTGCGTTCGCTCGACTATGTGCTGATGTTTATTCCCGTGGAGCCGGCTTTCCTGCTGGCTATCGACCGTCAGCCTGAGCTTATCAGCGAAGCGCTGAAGAACAACATTATGCTGGTCAGCCCGACGACGCTGCTGGTGGCGCTGCGCACGATTGCCAATCTCTGGCGCTATGAACATCAAAGTCGCAATGCGCAGAAAATCGCTGAGCGCGCAGGTCGGCTGTACGACAAAATGCGATTGTTCGTTGATGATATGTCCGCCATCGGGCAGAGCCTGGATAAAGCCCAGGATAACTATCGTCAGGCGATGAAAAAGCTGGCTTCCGGGCGCGGGAATCTGCTGGTACAGGCAGAAGCGTTCCGCGGTCTTGGCGTTGAAGTGAAGCGCGGGATTAATCCTGATTTAGTCGATCGGGCAACGGCTCATGACGATGAGTATCGTTCTGAAGAAGACCAAAAAGCGCTTGAAGATAACGAATTTACCGCCGATCCGGCCGATGAGGTGATGCCCGGCGAGCCCGCTACGCCGCGTTGA
- the metR gene encoding HTH-type transcriptional regulator MetR: MIEIKHLKTLQALRNSGSLAGAAAALHQTQSALSHQFSDLEQRLGFRLFVRKSQPLRFTPQGEILLQLANQVLPQISRALQDCHEPQQTRLRIAIECHSCIQWLTPALESFRARWPHVEVDFQSGVTFDPQPALQQSELDLVMTSDILPRSGLHYSPMFDYEVRLVLAPEHPLAAKTRIAPEDLASELLLIYPVQRSRLDIWRHFLQPAGISPQLKSVDNTLLLIQMVAARMGIAALPHWVVESFERQGLVVTKTLGEGLWSRLYAAVRDGEQRQPVTEAFIRSARNHACDHLPFVRSAERPNGDGPTVRPGSPEPL; the protein is encoded by the coding sequence ATGATCGAAATTAAACACCTGAAAACGCTACAGGCGTTGCGGAACAGCGGGTCTCTGGCAGGCGCTGCGGCAGCACTGCATCAAACCCAGTCCGCCTTGTCTCACCAGTTCAGCGATCTGGAACAGCGCCTTGGCTTCCGCTTGTTTGTACGTAAAAGTCAGCCTCTGCGCTTCACGCCGCAGGGGGAGATCCTGCTGCAACTGGCAAACCAGGTTCTGCCGCAAATCAGCCGTGCGTTGCAGGACTGCCACGAGCCGCAGCAAACCCGCCTGCGCATCGCTATCGAGTGTCATAGCTGTATTCAATGGCTGACTCCGGCGCTGGAGAGTTTCCGCGCCCGCTGGCCGCACGTCGAAGTGGATTTCCAGTCTGGCGTCACCTTTGACCCGCAGCCCGCCCTGCAGCAAAGTGAGCTGGACCTGGTCATGACGTCCGATATCCTGCCGCGTAGCGGCCTGCACTATTCGCCAATGTTTGATTATGAAGTCCGTCTGGTGCTGGCGCCGGAGCATCCGCTGGCGGCGAAAACGCGCATCGCGCCGGAAGATCTGGCGTCGGAACTGCTGTTGATTTATCCGGTTCAACGCAGTCGCCTGGATATCTGGCGCCACTTCCTGCAGCCGGCCGGTATCAGCCCGCAGCTCAAAAGCGTTGATAATACCCTGCTGTTAATCCAGATGGTCGCCGCGCGGATGGGCATCGCTGCCCTGCCGCACTGGGTGGTGGAAAGTTTTGAGCGCCAGGGTCTGGTGGTCACCAAAACCCTGGGCGAAGGACTGTGGAGCCGATTGTACGCCGCGGTACGCGACGGCGAACAGCGTCAGCCGGTCACCGAAGCGTTTATTCGCTCAGCGCGGAATCACGCTTGCGATCATTTGCCCTTTGTCCGGAGTGCGGAGCGACCCAACGGCGATGGACCCACAGTGAGGCCAGGATCACCAGAGCCCCTGTAA
- a CDS encoding transporter substrate-binding domain-containing protein: protein MTRLDDPQRSLCFAINLGNPVLATLLPDNTPGGITAELAKKLAAECGCEARFVTWPTAGKVVEAAPLDQWDIAFLAIDPAREDQLCFTPPYVTIESSLLVRNDSDIHSVQEMDRPGVTINVGKGAAYELYLIRTLRQATMQQYATSQEAIRAFIAGEGDMVAGIRQPLASVAREYPQFHLLPDSFSQIQQAICVPRNRLQHYEFVCGCLAAWMNDGTIADMINRHIGNR from the coding sequence ATGACCAGGCTCGACGATCCGCAGCGGTCTTTATGTTTTGCTATTAATCTGGGGAACCCGGTTCTCGCCACGCTATTGCCGGATAACACCCCTGGCGGCATCACCGCCGAGTTAGCCAAAAAACTGGCCGCTGAATGCGGTTGCGAGGCGCGGTTTGTGACCTGGCCGACGGCCGGAAAAGTGGTTGAGGCGGCCCCACTGGATCAGTGGGATATTGCTTTCCTGGCAATTGATCCCGCGCGTGAAGACCAGCTGTGCTTCACCCCGCCCTATGTCACGATTGAAAGTTCATTGCTGGTCAGAAACGACAGCGATATCCACTCCGTACAAGAGATGGATCGCCCGGGCGTGACGATTAACGTCGGGAAAGGGGCGGCCTATGAACTGTATCTGATTCGAACGTTACGCCAGGCGACGATGCAGCAATACGCGACCTCCCAGGAGGCAATCCGCGCGTTTATCGCCGGGGAAGGGGATATGGTTGCCGGGATCCGTCAACCGCTTGCCAGCGTGGCGCGGGAATATCCGCAGTTTCACCTGTTGCCTGATAGCTTCAGCCAGATACAGCAAGCGATTTGCGTTCCCCGGAACAGGCTACAGCACTATGAATTTGTCTGTGGTTGCCTGGCGGCATGGATGAATGACGGAACGATCGCCGATATGATTAACCGCCATATCGGCAACCGTTAG
- the pldB gene encoding lysophospholipase L2, with translation MFRQQKDWDTRENAFAAFTMGPLTDFWHQREEAEFRGVDDVPVRFVRFCAKDNDRVVVICPGRIESYVKYAELAYDLFHSGFDVMIIDHRGQGRSGRILTDSHRGHVVRFSDYVDDLAALWQQEVAPGHWRKRFILAHSMGGAIATLFLQRHQQHCDAIALCAPMFGIVMRFPDWMVRHILDWAEGHQRIREEYALGTGRWRALPFSVNVLTHSRQRYRRNLRFYADEPQLRVGGPTYHWVREGILAGEEALAGVEKDTTPTLLLQAEEERVVDNRMHERYCALRAAAGRPCEGNKPLVIEGAYHEILFEKDAMRSVALNAIVDFFGRHN, from the coding sequence ATGTTTCGGCAGCAAAAGGATTGGGATACACGAGAAAACGCGTTTGCGGCTTTTACGATGGGGCCGCTCACCGATTTCTGGCATCAGCGGGAAGAGGCGGAATTCAGGGGCGTAGACGATGTCCCGGTCCGTTTTGTTCGCTTTTGCGCCAAAGATAACGACCGGGTCGTGGTCATCTGTCCGGGGCGTATTGAAAGCTACGTTAAATATGCCGAGCTGGCTTACGATCTTTTCCACAGCGGTTTTGACGTGATGATTATCGACCATCGCGGTCAGGGGCGATCCGGGCGAATATTGACCGACAGCCATCGCGGCCACGTAGTGCGCTTTAGCGATTATGTCGACGATCTGGCCGCGCTCTGGCAGCAGGAAGTTGCCCCCGGCCACTGGCGAAAACGGTTTATCCTTGCGCATTCGATGGGGGGCGCCATCGCGACGCTGTTTTTGCAGCGCCACCAACAACATTGCGACGCCATTGCGCTGTGCGCGCCCATGTTTGGGATCGTGATGCGTTTCCCGGACTGGATGGTGCGCCATATTCTCGATTGGGCTGAGGGCCATCAGCGCATTCGTGAAGAGTATGCGCTGGGTACCGGTCGCTGGCGGGCGCTGCCTTTTTCGGTCAACGTGCTGACGCACAGTCGCCAACGCTATCGCCGTAATCTGCGCTTCTATGCCGATGAACCGCAGCTACGCGTCGGCGGGCCAACCTACCACTGGGTGCGCGAGGGGATCCTCGCCGGGGAAGAAGCGCTGGCGGGCGTAGAGAAAGACACCACTCCCACATTGTTATTGCAGGCAGAAGAAGAACGTGTGGTCGATAACCGCATGCACGAACGCTACTGCGCACTCCGTGCCGCGGCAGGTCGGCCCTGCGAAGGTAATAAGCCGCTTGTCATCGAAGGGGCATACCATGAGATCCTTTTTGAAAAGGACGCTATGCGCTCAGTCGCGCTGAATGCCATCGTCGATTTTTTTGGTCGACATAATTAG
- the rhtB gene encoding homoserine/homoserine lactone efflux protein: MTFEWWFAYLLTSIILSLSPGSGAINTMTTSINHGYRGAAASIAGLQTGLAIHIILVGIGLGTLFSRSVLAFEVLKWAGAAYLIWLGIQQWRAAGSLNLNTLAKAQTRGKLFQRAVFVNLTNPKSIVFLAALFPQFIVPHQPQVMQYLVLGVTTIVVDIIVMIGYATLAQRIAAWIKGPKQMKALNKIFGSLFMLVGALLASARHA, translated from the coding sequence ATGACGTTCGAGTGGTGGTTCGCCTATCTGCTGACATCCATTATCCTCAGCCTGTCGCCGGGTTCCGGGGCCATCAATACCATGACGACCTCGATCAACCACGGCTACCGCGGCGCGGCGGCCTCGATTGCCGGATTACAAACCGGGCTGGCGATTCATATCATCCTCGTTGGTATCGGCCTGGGAACGCTGTTTTCCCGCTCGGTGCTGGCCTTTGAAGTGCTGAAGTGGGCCGGGGCGGCTTACCTTATCTGGCTGGGGATTCAGCAGTGGCGCGCGGCGGGATCGCTCAATCTTAATACCCTGGCAAAGGCGCAAACGCGCGGAAAACTGTTCCAGCGCGCGGTTTTCGTCAACCTGACCAACCCGAAAAGCATTGTCTTTCTCGCGGCCCTGTTCCCGCAGTTTATCGTGCCGCATCAACCGCAGGTCATGCAGTATCTGGTACTCGGCGTCACCACTATCGTGGTGGATATCATCGTGATGATTGGCTACGCGACGCTGGCGCAGCGTATTGCCGCGTGGATTAAGGGGCCGAAACAGATGAAGGCGTTGAACAAAATCTTCGGATCGTTGTTTATGCTGGTAGGCGCGCTGTTGGCTTCCGCACGCCATGCCTGA
- the udp gene encoding uridine phosphorylase: MSKSDVFHLGLTKNDLQGATLAIVPGDPERVEKIAALMDKPVKLASHREFTSWRAELDGKSVIVCSTGIGGPSTSIAVEELAQLGIRTFLRIGTTGAIQPHINVGDVLVTTASVRLDGASLHFAPMEYPAVADFACTTALVEAAKSIGATTHIGVTASSDTFYPGQERYDTFSGRVVSRFKGSMEEWQSMGVMNYEMESATLLTMCASQGLRAGMVAGVIVNRTQQEIPNAETMKQTESHAVKIVVEAARRLL, translated from the coding sequence ATGTCTAAGTCTGATGTTTTTCATCTCGGCCTCACCAAAAACGATTTACAAGGGGCTACGCTGGCTATCGTCCCTGGCGATCCGGAGCGTGTGGAAAAGATCGCCGCGCTGATGGATAAGCCGGTCAAACTGGCATCTCATCGCGAATTTACTTCCTGGCGTGCTGAACTGGATGGCAAGTCGGTCATTGTCTGCTCTACCGGTATCGGCGGCCCGTCAACGTCCATTGCCGTTGAAGAACTGGCGCAACTGGGGATTCGGACCTTCCTGCGTATCGGCACCACCGGTGCTATCCAGCCACACATTAACGTTGGCGACGTGCTGGTCACCACCGCATCCGTACGTCTCGACGGCGCGAGTCTGCACTTTGCGCCGATGGAATACCCGGCGGTGGCTGACTTTGCCTGCACCACTGCGCTGGTGGAAGCGGCAAAATCGATCGGGGCGACCACCCATATCGGCGTGACCGCATCGTCTGACACCTTCTACCCAGGCCAGGAGCGCTACGACACCTTCTCCGGTCGCGTGGTCAGCCGTTTTAAAGGTTCTATGGAAGAGTGGCAGTCCATGGGAGTCATGAACTACGAGATGGAGTCAGCGACCCTGCTGACCATGTGCGCCAGCCAGGGGCTGCGTGCCGGGATGGTCGCCGGAGTTATCGTCAACCGTACCCAGCAGGAAATTCCGAACGCGGAAACCATGAAGCAAACCGAAAGCCACGCGGTAAAAATCGTCGTGGAAGCGGCTCGCCGCCTGCTGTAA
- the yigL gene encoding sugar/pyridoxal phosphate phosphatase YigL — protein MYQVVASDLDGTLLSPDHYLTPYAKETLQLLTARGIDFVFATGRHYIDVGQIRDNLGIQSYMITSNGARVHDGEGKQIFAHNLDRDIAADLFEMMRNDPKVVTNVYREDEWYMNRHRPEEMRFFKEAVFNYKLYEAGELDPDGISKVFFTCEDHEHLLPLEQAINARWGDRVNVSFSTLTCLEVMAGGVSKGHALEAVAKMLGYRLQDCIAFGDGMNDAEMLSMAGKGCIMQNAHQRLKDLHPDLEVIGSNADDAVPHYLRKLYLA, from the coding sequence ATGTACCAGGTTGTTGCGTCTGACTTAGATGGCACGCTGCTTTCCCCCGATCACTACTTAACTCCCTACGCAAAAGAGACGCTGCAGCTGCTGACCGCGCGCGGGATCGATTTTGTCTTCGCAACCGGCCGTCATTACATTGATGTCGGTCAGATTCGCGATAATCTCGGCATTCAATCCTACATGATCACCTCCAACGGCGCGCGCGTACACGACGGCGAGGGAAAACAGATCTTTGCCCATAACCTTGACCGCGACATCGCAGCCGATCTGTTTGAAATGATGCGCAATGACCCGAAAGTGGTGACCAACGTCTACCGCGAAGACGAGTGGTATATGAACCGTCATCGCCCGGAAGAGATGCGTTTTTTCAAAGAAGCCGTGTTCAACTACAAGCTCTACGAAGCGGGCGAGCTTGATCCGGACGGGATCAGCAAAGTATTTTTCACTTGCGAAGATCATGAGCATCTGCTGCCGCTGGAGCAGGCGATCAACGCCCGCTGGGGCGATCGCGTGAACGTCAGCTTCTCCACGCTGACCTGCCTGGAAGTGATGGCCGGGGGCGTGTCGAAGGGGCATGCGCTGGAAGCGGTTGCTAAAATGCTGGGCTATCGCCTGCAAGACTGCATCGCTTTCGGCGATGGCATGAACGACGCAGAAATGCTGTCGATGGCGGGCAAAGGCTGCATCATGCAGAATGCTCACCAGCGGCTGAAAGACCTGCATCCGGATCTGGAGGTGATCGGCAGCAACGCTGACGATGCGGTGCCGCACTATTTGCGTAAGCTCTATCTCGCCTGA
- a CDS encoding dienelactone hydrolase family protein, with protein sequence MTTTKQPGFAPAATPHASTAVHTSEESITTGETSIPTQGEHMPAYHARPKNADGLLPVVIVVQEIFGVHEHIRDICRRLAQEGYLAIAPELYFRQGDPNDYTDIPTLFQELVSKVPDAQVLADLDHVASWAARHGGDAHRLLITGFCWGGRITWLYAAHNPQLKAAVAWYGKLVGQKTLNSAKYPLDIAVDLNAPVLGLYGGKDASIPQDTVETMRQALRAANAKAEIIVYPQADHAFNADYRASYHEESAKDGWQRMLAWFAQYGGKRA encoded by the coding sequence ATGACCACAACCAAGCAACCTGGCTTTGCGCCTGCAGCCACACCACACGCTTCTACCGCCGTTCATACCTCGGAGGAGAGCATCACCACAGGCGAAACGTCGATCCCCACCCAGGGAGAGCACATGCCGGCGTATCATGCTCGTCCGAAGAATGCCGATGGCCTGCTCCCGGTCGTTATCGTTGTTCAGGAAATTTTCGGCGTCCATGAACATATCCGCGACATTTGCCGCCGCCTGGCGCAGGAGGGGTATCTGGCTATCGCACCAGAGCTCTACTTCCGCCAGGGCGATCCGAATGACTATACCGATATCCCCACCCTGTTCCAGGAACTGGTCAGCAAAGTGCCGGATGCGCAGGTGCTGGCCGACCTCGACCATGTCGCCAGCTGGGCCGCACGCCACGGAGGCGATGCTCATCGTCTGCTGATCACCGGCTTCTGCTGGGGTGGACGCATTACCTGGCTTTATGCCGCCCACAACCCGCAGCTGAAAGCCGCTGTCGCCTGGTACGGGAAGCTGGTCGGGCAGAAAACCCTGAACTCAGCGAAATATCCGCTGGATATCGCCGTTGATCTCAACGCGCCGGTGCTGGGGTTGTACGGTGGCAAAGACGCCAGCATTCCGCAGGATACGGTGGAAACCATGCGCCAGGCGCTTCGCGCGGCCAACGCCAAAGCGGAGATCATCGTCTACCCACAAGCCGATCACGCCTTTAACGCCGATTATCGCGCCAGCTATCATGAAGAGTCGGCCAAAGACGGCTGGCAGCGCATGCTGGCGTGGTTTGCCCAGTATGGCGGGAAGCGCGCGTAA